In Candidatus Methylomirabilota bacterium, a genomic segment contains:
- a CDS encoding ABC transporter substrate-binding protein, with translation MVIRHSPARLAGVALLVLVAMLLVTPHAEAQASFGSRPVRIGRLSPLSAEADRINMTAFRKGMSELGWIEGRTYSIESRFADGQLDRLPALAAQLVEQRPDLILTGSNPGAMAAKKATSSIPIVMVTTGDPVAYGLVASLPRPGGNLTGVTALGQALSAKRLELLKEAVPGITRVAVLSKTGTPYAADFQRDRAAISRGLGLELPFFEAASVDALDKAFAAIAAERATALMVVVDPYFLTHRRKIIALAAKGRLPAVYGEKEFVEDGGLMFYGASLVDMYREAAGYADKILKGAKPAEIPVEQPTKLDLIVNLKTAKALGITIPRSVRLRADRVME, from the coding sequence ATGGTCATTCGCCACTCGCCCGCGCGACTCGCCGGCGTCGCCCTCCTGGTCCTCGTCGCGATGCTCCTGGTGACGCCCCACGCGGAGGCCCAGGCGTCCTTCGGCTCCCGGCCGGTACGCATCGGCCGCCTCTCGCCGCTGTCCGCCGAGGCGGACCGGATCAACATGACCGCCTTTCGCAAGGGCATGAGCGAGCTCGGCTGGATCGAGGGCAGGACCTACTCGATCGAGTCGCGCTTCGCCGACGGCCAGCTCGACCGGCTGCCCGCGCTCGCCGCGCAGCTCGTCGAGCAGCGCCCGGACCTGATCCTCACCGGCTCCAATCCCGGCGCGATGGCGGCCAAGAAGGCCACGAGCTCCATCCCGATCGTGATGGTCACCACCGGGGATCCCGTCGCCTACGGGCTCGTCGCGAGCCTACCCCGTCCCGGCGGTAACCTCACCGGCGTCACCGCGCTCGGCCAGGCGCTGAGCGCCAAGCGGCTGGAGCTCCTCAAGGAAGCAGTCCCGGGGATCACCCGGGTGGCTGTGCTGTCGAAGACCGGAACGCCCTACGCAGCCGACTTCCAGCGGGACCGGGCGGCCATCAGCCGCGGGCTGGGACTCGAGCTTCCCTTCTTCGAAGCGGCGAGCGTGGACGCGCTCGACAAGGCCTTCGCCGCGATCGCCGCGGAGCGGGCGACCGCGCTCATGGTGGTCGTCGACCCCTACTTCCTCACTCATCGCCGGAAGATCATCGCCCTCGCCGCCAAGGGCCGCCTGCCCGCCGTCTACGGAGAGAAGGAGTTCGTCGAGGACGGTGGGCTCATGTTCTACGGGGCGAGCCTCGTGGACATGTACCGCGAGGCCGCCGGCTACGCCGACAAGATCCTCAAGGGGGCCAAGCCGGCCGAGATCCCCGTCGAGCAGCCGACCAAGCTCGATCTGATCGTCAACCTCAAGACCGCGAAGGCGCTCGGCATCACGATCCCCCGCTCGGTACGCTTGCGGGCCGATCGCGTGATGGAGTGA
- the rho gene encoding transcription termination factor Rho: MNLSELKDKTITELNQVAKDLGVQGFSGLRKQELIFKILQGQAEKDGLIFAEGVLEVLPDGFGFLRAPDYNYLPGPDDIYVSPSQIRRFDLRTGDTISGQVRPPKDSERYFALLKVEAINFESPEQSKDKTLFDNLTPLYPMERIRLEHDSENLTTRAMDLLCPIGKGQRGLIVAAPRTGKTMMLQNVANAIAKNHPEVYLIVLLIDERPEEVTDMQRSVKGEVISSTFDEPPQRHVQVADMVLEKAKRLVEHKRDVVILLDSITRFARAHNAVIPSSGKVLSGGLDANALQRPRRFFAAARNVEEGGSLTIMATALVDTGSRMDDVIFEEFKGTGNMEVHLDRRLMDKRIFPTINIEQSGTRKEELLLEKDELQKVWLLRKALSQLNPVEAMELLLDKLKMTKTNKDFLSQMNQLA; the protein is encoded by the coding sequence ATGAACCTGTCCGAGCTCAAGGACAAGACCATCACCGAGCTGAACCAGGTCGCCAAGGATCTCGGCGTCCAGGGGTTCAGCGGGCTGCGCAAGCAGGAGCTGATCTTCAAGATCCTGCAGGGCCAGGCCGAGAAGGACGGGCTGATCTTCGCGGAAGGCGTCCTCGAGGTGCTTCCGGACGGCTTCGGCTTCCTCCGCGCCCCCGACTACAACTATCTGCCCGGGCCGGATGACATCTACGTCTCGCCGTCGCAGATCCGCCGCTTCGACCTCCGCACCGGCGATACCATCTCCGGCCAGGTTCGGCCGCCCAAGGACAGCGAGCGCTACTTCGCCCTCCTCAAGGTCGAGGCGATCAACTTCGAGAGCCCCGAGCAGTCGAAGGACAAGACGCTCTTCGACAATCTCACGCCGCTCTATCCGATGGAGCGGATCCGGCTCGAGCACGACAGCGAGAACCTGACCACGCGGGCCATGGATCTCCTGTGTCCGATCGGCAAGGGGCAGCGCGGCCTCATCGTCGCCGCGCCCCGGACCGGTAAGACGATGATGCTGCAGAACGTGGCCAACGCGATTGCCAAGAACCATCCCGAGGTGTACCTGATCGTCCTGCTCATCGACGAGCGGCCGGAGGAAGTCACCGACATGCAGCGCTCGGTGAAGGGCGAGGTCATCTCGTCCACCTTCGACGAGCCGCCCCAGCGGCACGTGCAGGTGGCGGACATGGTCCTGGAGAAGGCCAAGCGCCTGGTCGAGCACAAGCGCGACGTGGTGATCCTGCTCGACTCGATCACCCGGTTCGCCCGCGCCCACAACGCCGTGATCCCTTCCTCCGGGAAGGTGCTGTCCGGTGGTCTGGACGCCAACGCCCTTCAGCGCCCCCGGCGCTTCTTCGCGGCGGCCCGCAACGTGGAGGAGGGGGGGTCGCTCACCATCATGGCGACCGCCCTGGTGGACACGGGCTCCCGGATGGACGACGTGATCTTCGAGGAGTTCAAGGGCACCGGGAACATGGAGGTGCACCTGGACCGGCGCCTCATGGACAAGCGGATTTTCCCCACCATCAACATCGAGCAGAGCGGCACCCGGAAGGAGGAGCTCCTCCTGGAGAAGGACGAGCTTCAGAAGGTGTGGCTGCTGCGGAAGGCGCTGAGCCAGCTCAACCCCGTCGAGGCCATGGAGCTCTTGCTGGACAAGCTCAAAATGACCAAGACGAACAAGGACTTCCTCTCCCAGATGAACCAGCTGGCCTAG
- the rpmE gene encoding 50S ribosomal protein L31, producing MKAGIHPEYIDTTITCNCGEVIHTRSTVPGIRVEVCSKCHPFYTGKQKFVDTAGRVERFQRKYNRKPIGEA from the coding sequence GTGAAGGCTGGCATTCATCCCGAGTACATCGACACCACCATCACCTGCAACTGCGGGGAGGTCATCCACACCCGCTCCACCGTCCCCGGGATCCGCGTGGAGGTGTGCTCCAAGTGCCACCCGTTCTACACGGGAAAGCAGAAGTTCGTGGATACGGCGGGTCGCGTCGAGCGCTTCCAGCGGAAGTACAACAGAAAGCCGATCGGGGAGGCGTAG
- the mfd gene encoding transcription-repair coupling factor: MAAPPSVLSRWGAFKDLADALAQGELRLQARGLWGSARALVLAGLARAGERPILVVAPGHAEVHQTAQDIAFFLDALGAPGDGAQRVLEFPPPQGAGWRGNRHGEQDAMRALVGHRLLKEEPVVVVATPAALTAPLLKPGDYRTRLVRLELGGTVDREALVGGLEAAGYERVEAVVDVGQWSLRGGIIDIFSPSRERPVRVELFGDEIESLRLFDPTSQRSVEDLIDLDVLPLVSPASSGGEPEAPEDRRTIAAYMPGDSLAVLLDPAVLDAPPDDAPSAMPLADLLADFQRLDLALLAPSGQERGTFALGTRSVGAYRGQFKLLAGEIEKWRAEGFAVRLVVNDESQASRLRKILSEHGHEAWPEATLWSSDPLGVLVGDAAAGFQLPPLGLVVLTEEEIFGARRRRLQRPRFQRGAAIASYSDLAPNDLVVHEHHGVGRYHGIRTLKTDGRDGDFLLLGYGEGGRLFLPVERLDLISKYLGAPEGAAKLDRLGGAAWGRVKESVRAALREMAEELLKLYAARSLAHRSAFGTDTPWQREFEAAFRFEETADQQKAIDDAKTDMERERPMDRLVAGDVGYGKTEVALRAAFKAVSEGRQVAVLVPTTVLAQQHWNTFSDRFAPFPAKVELLSRFRSPKEQKAVVAGLKSGAVDVVIGTHRLLSKDVEFKRLGLLVVDEEHRFGVTHKERIKQMRNAVDVLTLTATPIPRTLYMAMSGVRDLSVIETPPLNRLPVETVVTRFSRGVIKEAIERELQRGGQVFFVHNRVQSLLSMTTFIKGLVPEARVLMAHGQMAERELESVMVKFVDGQADVLVSTAIVESGLDIPASNTIIINRADRFGLAQLYQLRGRVGRERLQAYAYLLVPADGRLDETAQRRLQVIEELTELGVGFKLALRDLEIRGAGNLLGAQQHGHIAAVGFDLYTKLLDEAVRELRGEAPAAEVDPTITVEVEALLPEGYVSEEGQRLALYKRLAEIGSVDEVAEMRAELADRFGPPPPPVEALLDVVGLRLAARAIGVERVEVQNGRALVTFAPSTTVTPERLLAIIGRSRGRMKMLKEFTMEAQISRGGWPEVKAALASLLQELGR; the protein is encoded by the coding sequence ATGGCCGCTCCACCCTCCGTGCTCAGTCGCTGGGGGGCGTTCAAGGACCTCGCCGACGCCCTCGCCCAGGGAGAGCTGCGTCTACAGGCCCGCGGTCTGTGGGGCTCGGCGCGCGCGCTCGTCCTCGCCGGCCTCGCGCGCGCCGGCGAGCGGCCCATCCTCGTCGTCGCCCCGGGCCATGCCGAGGTGCATCAGACTGCCCAGGACATCGCCTTCTTCCTCGACGCGCTCGGGGCCCCCGGCGACGGCGCGCAGCGCGTGCTGGAGTTCCCGCCGCCGCAGGGCGCGGGCTGGCGCGGCAACCGCCACGGCGAGCAGGATGCGATGCGGGCGCTGGTGGGGCATCGCCTCCTCAAGGAGGAGCCCGTGGTCGTCGTGGCCACGCCCGCCGCGCTGACCGCGCCCTTGCTCAAGCCGGGGGACTACCGGACGCGCCTCGTGCGTCTCGAGCTCGGCGGAACGGTCGACCGCGAGGCGCTGGTCGGCGGGCTCGAGGCCGCGGGCTACGAGCGCGTGGAGGCGGTCGTGGACGTCGGCCAGTGGAGTCTCCGCGGCGGGATCATCGACATCTTCTCGCCCTCGCGGGAGCGGCCGGTGCGCGTCGAGCTCTTCGGCGACGAGATCGAGTCGCTGCGACTCTTCGATCCCACCTCGCAGCGTTCCGTGGAGGATCTGATCGATCTCGACGTGCTGCCGCTCGTCTCGCCCGCCTCGAGCGGCGGCGAGCCCGAGGCGCCCGAAGATCGCCGCACGATCGCCGCCTACATGCCCGGCGACTCGCTCGCCGTCCTGCTCGATCCCGCGGTGCTTGACGCGCCGCCCGACGACGCCCCGTCCGCGATGCCGCTCGCCGACCTCCTCGCGGACTTCCAGCGCCTCGATCTGGCGCTCCTCGCCCCCTCGGGGCAGGAGCGCGGCACCTTCGCCCTGGGGACGCGTTCGGTCGGCGCGTATCGCGGTCAGTTCAAGCTCCTGGCCGGCGAGATCGAGAAGTGGCGCGCGGAGGGCTTCGCGGTGCGGCTCGTCGTCAACGACGAGAGCCAGGCCTCGCGGCTCCGGAAGATCCTCTCCGAGCACGGCCACGAGGCGTGGCCGGAGGCGACGCTCTGGAGCAGCGACCCGCTGGGTGTGCTGGTGGGCGACGCGGCCGCGGGCTTCCAGCTTCCCCCCCTGGGGCTGGTCGTCCTCACCGAGGAGGAGATCTTCGGGGCGCGGCGGCGGCGGCTCCAGCGGCCGCGCTTCCAGCGCGGTGCCGCCATCGCCTCGTACTCCGACCTCGCCCCCAACGACCTCGTGGTGCACGAGCACCACGGCGTCGGCCGCTATCACGGCATCCGCACGCTGAAGACGGACGGCCGCGACGGCGACTTCCTGCTGCTCGGGTACGGCGAGGGCGGCCGCTTGTTTCTCCCGGTGGAGCGCCTGGATCTCATCTCGAAGTATCTGGGCGCGCCCGAAGGCGCGGCCAAGCTCGATCGCCTCGGCGGCGCGGCTTGGGGCCGGGTCAAGGAGTCGGTGCGCGCCGCCCTGCGCGAGATGGCGGAGGAGCTGTTGAAGCTCTACGCCGCCCGGTCCCTTGCCCACCGTTCCGCCTTCGGGACGGACACCCCGTGGCAGCGTGAGTTCGAGGCGGCCTTCCGCTTCGAGGAGACGGCGGATCAGCAGAAGGCCATCGACGACGCGAAGACCGACATGGAGCGCGAGCGGCCCATGGATCGCCTGGTCGCGGGCGACGTGGGCTACGGCAAGACCGAGGTGGCGCTGCGCGCCGCCTTCAAGGCGGTGTCGGAGGGCCGGCAGGTCGCGGTGCTCGTGCCCACCACCGTGCTCGCGCAGCAGCACTGGAACACCTTCAGCGACCGCTTCGCGCCGTTCCCCGCCAAGGTGGAGCTGCTCTCACGCTTCCGCAGCCCCAAGGAGCAGAAGGCGGTGGTGGCGGGTCTCAAGTCGGGCGCGGTCGACGTGGTCATCGGCACGCATCGCCTGCTGTCCAAGGACGTCGAGTTCAAGCGCCTCGGCCTGCTCGTGGTGGACGAGGAGCACCGCTTCGGCGTCACCCACAAGGAGCGCATCAAGCAGATGCGCAACGCGGTGGACGTTCTGACCCTCACCGCCACGCCGATTCCGCGCACGCTCTACATGGCGATGTCGGGCGTCCGCGACCTCTCGGTGATCGAGACGCCGCCGCTGAACCGCCTGCCGGTGGAGACCGTGGTCACCCGCTTCAGCCGGGGCGTCATCAAGGAAGCCATCGAGCGCGAGCTCCAGCGCGGCGGCCAGGTCTTCTTCGTGCACAACCGCGTGCAGTCCCTGCTGTCCATGACCACCTTCATCAAGGGCCTGGTGCCCGAGGCCCGGGTGCTCATGGCCCACGGGCAGATGGCCGAGCGTGAGCTCGAGTCCGTGATGGTGAAGTTCGTGGACGGGCAGGCCGACGTCCTGGTCTCGACCGCCATCGTGGAGTCCGGGCTCGACATCCCCGCCTCCAACACGATCATCATCAACCGGGCGGACCGCTTCGGCCTGGCCCAGCTCTATCAGCTCCGAGGGCGGGTGGGCCGGGAGCGTCTACAGGCCTATGCCTATCTCCTCGTCCCGGCTGACGGAAGGCTCGACGAGACGGCGCAGCGCCGGCTCCAGGTCATCGAGGAGCTGACCGAGCTGGGGGTGGGGTTCAAGCTGGCGCTCCGGGACCTGGAAATCCGCGGGGCCGGCAACCTATTGGGGGCCCAACAGCATGGCCACATTGCCGCCGTGGGGTTCGATCTCTATACGAAGCTTCTTGACGAAGCTGTGAGAGAATTGCGCGGCGAGGCGCCCGCCGCCGAGGTGGATCCGACCATCACCGTCGAGGTCGAGGCCCTCCTCCCCGAGGGCTACGTGTCCGAGGAGGGGCAGCGCCTCGCGCTGTACAAGCGGCTGGCCGAGATCGGCTCGGTGGACGAGGTCGCGGAGATGCGGGCGGAGCTGGCCGACCGGTTCGGGCCGCCGCCGCCGCCGGTGGAGGCCCTGCTCGACGTGGTGGGGCTGCGGCTCGCCGCGCGGGCCATCGGGGTCGAGCGCGTCGAGGTCCAGAACGGGCGGGCGCTCGTGACGTTCGCGCCGTCGACCACGGTGACGCCGGAGCGGCTGCTCGCCATCATCGGACGGAGCCGGGGACGCATGAAGATGCTGAAGGAGTTCACGATGGAAGCGCAGATCTCGCGCGGGGGCTGGCCGGAGGTGAAGGCCGCCCTCGCCTCACTCCTGCAGGAGCTCGGCAGGTGA
- a CDS encoding MFS transporter — MSRLSPTSLLLNIGHALDHLFLLIFATAVGTIAAEWGMAWQDLMPYTAGAFVLFGLGSLPSGRLGDLWGRRVMMVIFFIGLGAAACLVALARGPWALAASLVLMGAFASIYHPVGIPMIVQGARNPGFTIGVNGLAGNLGIAGAAVLTGFLVKLFGWRAAFLVPGLVAITCGLLFAALVPREEIAPAKRPKKSVDLPRDVMVRVFFVMTLAAISGSLIFNFTTNGNGRLLAERFGGIVDDPATLGVLLAAVYTVASFAQLVVGKLIDRYPLKRVYLPIVAAQVPLFVLAAHAQGWALYALALAFMTFVFGAIPFIDAMIVQYVDDRMRSRVSGMRLTVSFGVSSLAVWVLGPVVKSAGFTTLLLVMACLSALTTLFVAMLPGAFGSRAPNAAAPAPAPAAR, encoded by the coding sequence ATGTCCAGACTGAGCCCGACCAGCCTGCTGCTGAACATCGGCCACGCGCTCGATCATCTCTTCCTCTTGATCTTCGCCACCGCCGTCGGGACCATCGCGGCGGAATGGGGCATGGCCTGGCAGGATCTCATGCCGTACACCGCGGGCGCCTTCGTCCTCTTCGGGCTCGGCTCCCTGCCGTCGGGCCGGCTCGGCGATCTCTGGGGTCGGCGCGTGATGATGGTGATCTTCTTCATCGGGCTCGGCGCCGCGGCCTGCCTGGTCGCCCTCGCCCGCGGGCCCTGGGCGCTCGCCGCCTCGCTCGTGTTGATGGGCGCCTTCGCGTCGATCTATCACCCGGTAGGCATTCCCATGATCGTGCAGGGGGCCAGGAACCCGGGCTTCACCATCGGGGTCAACGGGCTCGCCGGCAATCTCGGCATTGCGGGCGCGGCTGTTCTCACCGGGTTCCTCGTGAAGCTCTTCGGCTGGCGCGCGGCCTTCCTGGTGCCCGGCCTCGTCGCGATCACGTGCGGGCTGCTGTTCGCTGCCCTGGTGCCGCGCGAGGAGATCGCGCCCGCCAAGCGGCCGAAGAAGTCCGTCGACCTGCCCCGCGACGTCATGGTCCGCGTGTTCTTCGTGATGACGCTGGCCGCCATCTCGGGAAGCCTCATCTTCAACTTCACCACCAACGGCAACGGCCGCCTCCTCGCCGAGCGCTTCGGGGGCATCGTGGACGATCCCGCCACGCTGGGCGTGCTCCTCGCCGCGGTCTACACGGTGGCGTCGTTCGCGCAGCTCGTGGTCGGCAAGCTCATCGATCGCTACCCGCTCAAGCGCGTGTATCTCCCCATCGTGGCCGCGCAGGTGCCGCTGTTCGTGCTCGCCGCCCACGCGCAGGGCTGGGCGCTCTACGCGCTGGCCCTGGCCTTCATGACCTTCGTCTTCGGCGCCATTCCGTTCATCGACGCGATGATCGTCCAGTACGTCGACGACCGGATGCGCTCGCGCGTGTCGGGGATGCGACTGACGGTGTCCTTCGGGGTGAGCTCGCTCGCGGTGTGGGTGCTCGGGCCCGTGGTCAAGAGCGCGGGCTTCACCACGCTGCTGCTGGTCATGGCGTGCCTCTCCGCCTTGACCACGCTGTTCGTGGCGATGCTTCCGGGGGCGTTCGGCAGCCGGGCGCCCAACGCCGCGGCGCCGGCGCCCGCGCCCGCTGCGCGCTAG
- a CDS encoding peptidylprolyl isomerase translates to MRGRGRLAAPLLIVLTLLEGCSVFALPPAPEWVPLLGRPEQGKAPDAPPVPAAKQPTAPLISVGQAAPVDPDTVVDRVICVVNNDAITLFELDEAEAYYLYESKQPPPSGDARTTLRDGLLQRIIENRLQLQQAEREKITVDDVEMNEQMAELMKKMNVKNEVELEQQFKRQGVTMEGIKKRIRDQLMVERVRRRRVNLRVTVTEQEIDRYLDQNREKLETGLHFEARHILFLPDPNRGEDGWEEAKRRAEDVYGRILAGGDFAELAKEFSQDGSGKDGGSLGALKRGELAADIENAILALSPGETSAPFRSQVGYHLFKLDSKEALSGEGLTQARNQIRDILLREKLQVRLKEWLSEIRQRAIIDMRL, encoded by the coding sequence GTGAGGGGACGCGGGCGCCTCGCCGCGCCCCTCCTCATCGTCCTCACGCTCCTCGAAGGCTGCTCCGTCTTTGCCCTTCCGCCCGCCCCCGAGTGGGTACCGCTCCTCGGCCGGCCCGAGCAGGGCAAGGCCCCGGACGCCCCACCGGTGCCGGCGGCCAAGCAGCCGACGGCGCCCCTCATCTCGGTGGGGCAGGCGGCACCGGTGGATCCCGACACCGTGGTCGACCGGGTGATCTGCGTCGTGAACAATGACGCCATCACCCTCTTCGAGCTGGACGAGGCCGAGGCCTACTATCTCTACGAGAGCAAGCAGCCGCCGCCGTCGGGTGACGCGCGCACCACCCTCCGCGACGGCCTCCTCCAGCGCATCATCGAAAACCGGCTCCAGCTCCAGCAGGCGGAGCGCGAGAAGATCACCGTCGACGACGTCGAGATGAACGAGCAGATGGCCGAGCTCATGAAGAAGATGAACGTGAAGAACGAGGTCGAGCTCGAGCAGCAGTTCAAGCGGCAGGGCGTCACCATGGAGGGGATCAAGAAGCGGATCCGCGACCAGCTGATGGTGGAGCGGGTGCGCCGGCGACGGGTGAACCTCCGGGTCACCGTGACGGAGCAGGAGATCGACCGCTACCTCGACCAGAACCGCGAGAAGCTGGAGACCGGCCTGCACTTCGAGGCACGCCACATCCTCTTCCTGCCCGATCCCAATCGGGGCGAAGACGGTTGGGAGGAGGCCAAGCGGCGTGCCGAGGACGTGTACGGGCGCATCCTCGCGGGCGGCGACTTCGCCGAGCTGGCCAAGGAGTTCTCGCAGGACGGCTCCGGCAAGGACGGGGGCTCGCTCGGCGCCCTCAAGCGCGGCGAGCTGGCCGCCGACATCGAGAACGCCATCCTCGCCCTATCGCCGGGCGAGACGTCGGCCCCGTTCCGCTCGCAGGTGGGATACCACCTCTTCAAGCTCGACTCGAAGGAAGCGCTGAGCGGCGAAGGGCTCACCCAGGCGCGCAACCAGATCCGCGACATCCTGCTCCGCGAGAAGCTCCAGGTGCGTCTCAAGGAGTGGCTCAGCGAGATCCGGCAGCGCGCCATCATCGACATGAGGCTCTGA
- the prfA gene encoding peptide chain release factor 1 yields MFDKLRQLEERYADLSRRLSDPQVIAQTAEYARTAKAAAELSEVVQKFGAYKDVLQRISEAKHILAEDDDREMREMAQAEVDALTARQASLEDELRTLLLPRDPNDDRNVFVEIRAGAGGEEAALFAADLARMYTKYAERQKWKVEVMDSHVTGVGGYKEIIFFIQGKGAWSRLKFERGVHRVQRVPATESSGRIHTSTVTVAVLPEAEDVDVKVDERDIRVDVYRSSGPGGQGVNTTDSAVRITHIPTGLVVTCQDERSQIKNRAKAMRVLKARLLERAQDEQAAAIAADRRSQVGTGERSERIRTYNFPQTRVSDHRIGLTLHKLPAMIEGDIDELIDALTAWDQGQKLAESTA; encoded by the coding sequence ATGTTTGACAAGCTTCGCCAGCTGGAGGAGCGGTACGCCGACCTGTCGCGGCGGCTGTCCGATCCCCAGGTGATCGCGCAGACGGCGGAGTATGCCCGCACCGCCAAGGCCGCGGCGGAGCTGTCCGAAGTCGTGCAGAAGTTCGGCGCTTACAAGGACGTGCTCCAGCGGATCTCCGAGGCCAAGCACATCCTCGCCGAGGACGACGACCGCGAGATGCGCGAGATGGCCCAGGCCGAGGTGGACGCCCTGACCGCCCGCCAGGCCAGTCTCGAGGACGAGCTGCGAACCCTGCTGCTCCCGCGCGATCCCAACGACGACCGCAACGTCTTCGTGGAGATCCGCGCCGGCGCGGGCGGCGAGGAAGCCGCGCTGTTTGCCGCGGATCTCGCGCGCATGTACACGAAGTACGCGGAGCGCCAGAAGTGGAAGGTCGAGGTGATGGACAGCCACGTCACCGGCGTGGGCGGCTACAAGGAGATCATCTTCTTCATCCAGGGCAAGGGCGCGTGGAGCCGCCTCAAGTTCGAGCGCGGCGTGCACCGGGTCCAGCGCGTGCCCGCCACCGAGTCGAGCGGGCGCATCCACACCTCCACCGTGACGGTGGCGGTGCTCCCGGAGGCGGAGGACGTGGACGTGAAGGTGGATGAGAGGGACATCCGCGTGGACGTCTACCGCTCCTCTGGGCCCGGCGGCCAGGGCGTCAACACCACCGACTCCGCGGTGCGCATCACCCACATCCCCACCGGGCTGGTCGTGACGTGTCAGGACGAGCGCTCGCAGATCAAGAACCGCGCGAAGGCCATGCGCGTGCTCAAGGCGCGTCTGCTCGAGCGCGCCCAGGACGAGCAGGCCGCCGCCATCGCCGCTGACCGGCGGAGCCAGGTGGGCACGGGCGAGCGAAGCGAGCGCATCCGGACGTACAACTTCCCCCAGACGCGCGTGTCCGATCACCGCATCGGCCTCACCCTGCACAAGCTGCCCGCCATGATCGAGGGCGATATCGACGAGCTGATCGACGCGCTGACCGCGTGGGATCAAGGGCAGAAGCTCGCGGAGTCGACGGCGTGA
- a CDS encoding OsmC family protein, producing the protein MAEHHATISWTRTGSPDDFTKGKYSREHTWTFDGGLTVPGSSSPSVVPAPWSNPSAVDPEEALVAAISSCHMLTFVYLAQKAGFVVDAYEDAAVGKMTKTERGGTPWVSHVTLTPRISWGGTKRPSEAEEEHLHHEAHEQCFIAQSVKTEITVARPA; encoded by the coding sequence ATGGCCGAGCACCACGCCACGATCAGCTGGACACGCACGGGATCGCCCGACGACTTCACGAAGGGAAAGTACTCCCGCGAGCACACCTGGACCTTCGATGGCGGCCTCACCGTGCCGGGCTCGTCCTCGCCCTCGGTGGTGCCGGCGCCTTGGTCGAACCCCTCCGCGGTGGATCCCGAGGAAGCGCTCGTGGCCGCGATCTCGAGCTGCCACATGCTCACCTTCGTGTATCTGGCCCAGAAGGCGGGCTTCGTGGTGGATGCCTACGAGGACGCCGCGGTGGGCAAGATGACGAAGACCGAGCGGGGCGGGACGCCCTGGGTGAGCCACGTCACGCTGACCCCGCGCATCAGCTGGGGCGGGACGAAGCGGCCCTCCGAGGCCGAGGAGGAGCATCTCCATCACGAGGCGCACGAGCAGTGCTTCATCGCGCAGTCGGTGAAGACGGAGATCACGGTCGCGCGTCCCGCCTGA
- a CDS encoding adenylate/guanylate cyclase domain-containing protein gives MTSATRRRLKQLFGIMAVVCAITPVFNVLTDEVSLRSALQGVVDGIIVTALVGGFLLFVRGGRLRGWFRRLGFMTDLFLSSAIVLGLFLVGRATGLMVTSLSVRRFMTSFGDAHLVYALPYFAIVAVVVQFLQQMNRIVGINVLRYFVTGVYHRPHAEERIFLFLDLEGSTQLAERLGSARYFELLRQFVDDLTEPVLESRGAIYQYAGDEVVITWPREAGAREAACVRCFFGIRAVVAERATAYERQFGVVPRFRGGLHGGTVTAGELGDLRQEIVFVGDILNTAARLEEYAKRAGLELIASGALLEGLTLPPGVVASRCGELELRGKDARVTAYSLSDG, from the coding sequence ATGACGTCGGCCACTCGGCGCCGGCTCAAGCAGCTGTTCGGCATCATGGCGGTGGTCTGCGCCATCACCCCCGTCTTCAACGTCCTCACCGACGAGGTGTCGCTGCGCTCGGCGTTGCAGGGCGTGGTGGACGGGATCATCGTCACCGCCCTCGTCGGCGGATTCCTCCTGTTCGTCCGGGGCGGACGCCTCCGCGGATGGTTCCGGCGCCTGGGATTCATGACGGATCTCTTCCTCAGCAGCGCCATCGTGCTCGGCCTCTTCCTGGTGGGCCGCGCCACCGGCCTCATGGTGACGAGCCTGAGCGTCCGACGCTTCATGACGAGCTTCGGCGACGCCCATCTCGTCTACGCGCTCCCCTACTTCGCGATCGTCGCCGTCGTCGTCCAGTTCCTCCAGCAGATGAACCGCATCGTCGGCATCAACGTGCTCCGCTACTTCGTCACCGGCGTCTATCACCGGCCGCACGCCGAGGAGCGCATCTTCCTGTTCCTCGACCTCGAAGGCTCCACCCAGCTCGCGGAGCGCCTGGGCAGCGCCCGCTACTTCGAGCTGCTGCGCCAGTTCGTGGACGACCTCACCGAGCCGGTGCTCGAGTCCCGCGGGGCGATCTACCAGTACGCGGGCGACGAGGTCGTGATCACGTGGCCGCGCGAGGCGGGCGCCCGGGAAGCGGCCTGCGTGCGCTGCTTCTTCGGGATCCGCGCCGTCGTCGCCGAGCGCGCCACCGCCTACGAGCGCCAGTTCGGCGTCGTGCCGCGCTTTCGCGGCGGACTGCACGGGGGTACGGTGACGGCGGGCGAGCTGGGCGACCTCCGGCAGGAGATCGTGTTCGTGGGGGACATTCTCAACACTGCGGCACGCCTCGAGGAGTACGCCAAGCGCGCCGGGCTCGAGCTGATCGCCTCGGGAGCGTTGCTGGAGGGCCTCACGCTTCCGCCGGGCGTCGTCGCCTCACGGTGCGGCGAGCTCGAGCTGCGCGGGAAGGACGCGCGGGTCACCGCGTACAGCCTGAGCGACGGCTGA